cactcccacttaaatcaccaaattacaaataacttgggtccattttattttataatatttctcgcgtttaagattatcttgatccatcaatttaattcttttgtctgctatgtgactagaattaaattaattctccaaagagtttttctagtttgaaactttatttattattcgtggaataaattccaactgcgcagttttctgaataataaattcctctttcaaacacctcttggggatcaccccttagggatttaatcataccacactgggcacgcgaattctatgaaataatattccaataccttcatgttattcaattactaccacccaagatatcatgaacttgagttacgtacaaactctcacatattgataagtcaaagtggcgtttgattgaataaacaatattgatattaatatcatagactagaaaatactaaactttctgaaatatattctttcagtagatagcaataaagaatacatttcggattagatcctttcagtgctttaccacaccggtgttactaatctcatcttaggtaagagagaattatcacaaacaccgcaaccgtaccaataggtagccaaagcctatctaggttgtgaatacgtttttcttcttactagatctggccaagtcccctactggaaaactcatgaggagattcatcgaatttccctacttgaccttcttagtaaaaagccttagacttgtttattatatttcaataataaaccattatattatattatttattctcataaataggtaaacaagtggacgtggcgtttctcgtatacatgcacaagctgactgtacaaaggcatgtacgctcgaagcatcttttagtatacaaaccccaacagtAACATATCTGATTAGCGAAGATTCTTATTCATGCTCATGCAAGCTGTTCGGAAGGGAGGGATTTCTTTGTAGCcacatatttttggttttcaaGAATAGGTGTGTCAAGGTTATCCCTGACAAGTACTACAATGGGAGGTGGTTGAAGTCAAGTATATCCAAACCTGTGCAAGTGTGCGAAATTTCGGTTGATGCCAAGCAACTTGCACATAATAAAGTAGCAGATATCTTCTTTGGTTACATGCAAAAGGTTGATGTTGAAACCATCGAAGCATTTTCAGCTGCAATGCAGGATTTTGGGAAAAGAATAGAGACGGACTCAACAGTTTTGCGTTATGTGGAGAAGAGGAAAACAGTTGATGATTTCTATTTCATTGGAAGACCAGATGTAGTAGAAGTTCATCCTCCAAAAGTGGTGAGGACGAGAGGTTCCTGCAATGATTCGGGCAGCCGTATCGTGTCGGCAAGAGAGAAGGCTATTACATTGCAAAGCAAGCCTAAGCGTAAGTGTGGGAAATGTGGAGAGGTGGGTCACCACGACGCTAAGAATTGTGGAAGACAAAAACATTAAATGAGTCTATACTTCTACGGTGCCTTGTTACTACATTTGGCTATGTTAactcattttaattactatCCACTGTATTTTAGTTGCAGAACTTATTACCAATTGATGGGATATATTCATTTACTGTTTGGTTAAGTTTATGGATTCACTTAGATTGCTTGGacacattaaatttattgctTGTTAATGTTTATGGTTTTGCTTGGATTTAATATAAGCAACTGCTTGCATATATAGGATTGCGTGTTAATATCGCTTTAGTTGCCGGTAGATCCAAATGAAAACTTTTGTTAGTAGAATGTTGTAGACAGTACTTATAACCAAATGCTTGgttacattaaatttaatgctTTATTATGTTTATGGATTTCCTTGGTTGATATTGCAGCACTTTATTTTGCTTTCCTAATTAGTGTTCAaacatattttactttattacttGTTAATGTTTATGGTTTTGCTTGGATTTACTGTAAGCATCTGCTTGCATATACAGGCTTGCATGTTAATATCGATTTAGTTCCTGATAGATGCGAATGAATACTTTTGTTAGTAGAATGTTGTAGAATGTACTTATAACCAAATGCTTGgtaacattaaatttaatgctTGATTATGTTTACGGATTTGCTTGGTTGGTAttgcattaatttattttgctttcctAATTTCAACAGTTCGAACATATTTCGCcataaagaaaagaacaaaaaaacgaataacaaaattttaaaacaaaaaaaccctTAAACCAAAACTAACtaatattcaaaacaaattcTAATCAGAACAAAGATATTGtcacttttcaaaatcaatGTAATTCATCATTCAAGGTTTTGGGAAATTTGCCACCATCTTTTCAACATCAACGGTTCCTTTACTTTGTGCCTCTTTCATGTGGCTTGTTGTTGTTCTCATCATGTAATCAATGACCTTGTTTTCGTTACTATAGATCATAGCTGTAACGAATTTCGCACGGAGCAATTGGAATGCCTTCGATGGCTTGTTGGTAAGGTCGCACTTCCAATCTTTAACCTTTGTCCCCATATACGTCTCCATATGGCGCATAGCATACACGCCTATATCTTCTGTAACTCCATTTATTTTCCACTTGAATTCCAGCACTTCAGTTGTAGCTTTTCTCAACATCCGCCCAAAGCTAACACACTTGCTTTCCTCCAACAGCTGTATAAACAAGGAAGACTGcaagcaagaaaaaaaagggtaagttcaaaatttctcatttcaccTGTTGCGCACTTGGAGATGGAGtgattctggccaccgtggttctcatcgttattttgctgttgtgtaacaccgccttgtgaaggcgaagaaacaatctttattttgctttgtttagtttgttttcGTTTCAAGtacttgttggtttttaaGTTTCGTAACTCTAGTTTTTtgctttgatctactggatttGAACCTATTTCtcgttattatggaagtttatgttagtttttgttggatctcgccgagttgatgtttatttcttACCTTTTACTTTCGTTCttgtttattgttggatgtttggagctgaaatctattggtttgttgatggagatgtctggatttgttgaatcgtggtggatttgagttggagttttGCAATCACACTGCCATATCAATTTTCAAAAGGACGTCCACTCTGTCTGCTGTCAAGTATGTACACTTTAGACTTCAAAAAGTCAAAACATACAACGTAGTATAAGTATGTCGCTGCAATTGGGAAGAAGACCTGACAATTAAAAATGTGGTGTCaattgaaaatggaaaatgtatatattttatgtgacgaagagagtattatgCAAAATAAGTTCATGTTTTATACTTCATTAATTAAcgtatttaaaaaattattcataattaataatattatatctcTAGCTTtcatatcattaattatttctatatcATTACTCATCTCCATCATATCTTTATGTTGTAACAACTTTCGGCAACATCGACATTTAGAAAATATACTAGAACTAGACTCCCAACATCAAAATCACGCGTATGCAACTGATTGTGAATCTAATTTTTAAGATCAGTACATAAGAATTTGAATTGGAACTCAAATTGAATTAGAATAGGTATTCTATGAATTGAATCAAATGGAATTATATGAATGAAATGTATtgtaagttgaaaaagtttgtGCAATTATTTCTTGGGAAATATCTACTTGAGTTGCTGGAACAGTGACTATTCTTAGTCCTTCGAGAGCAATCACATTTTTAGGTGTGTGCTAACATTTGTGCTAATATTCGGCTCTTTACATGCATAACCTTCTTCGAGCATATAATATTTGTGCTAACAAACACTCCAACCGTCGatgtctcattttctttttactttatcatatTACATATTCACATTtctactttttgaaaaaagtcgcattattataaaagttatattttctctcttcacttaACATACTAAACAAATCTCCTAAAATATCATACCATCTCACAaatgtaacatcttttgtgCGACAATGAAAATACTATTTTCTTGTCACGAAAACTCTATAACTCGTAACATTTCGTTAAATTAGCGTACCCCGCAAAGAAACATATTCCGTCATgtattaggagtcacatttgaGTTCAGCTCagatttaaattatactatagaGGAGAATGAGTACAAATATAGTTGAACGTGGacccatttttatatactcctattagttttatactcgCTTCGTCCTCGaagagtatgaactttgggttcggcacgagttttaatacattattggtaaaataagagagagtgaaAGGAGTAAAGGAATCAAAAGAAAGTGTATGCtattgaaataattgaataaacaattatataaaactctctatgatgattaaccaAAAATCAATCGAGAATGAACATGAACCATAGAGTGAAATCGTACCTTATTTGAATGACAAAATTGTTCTACAGCAGTTATGAATGGTCCATATTGAATTGAATGGCATAATTGTTTGTTATGGATCTTTTAGATGATCAAAGACGTTCTTCACAATATATGTAgagagaagaataaaatattaaataattcttcTGACATGTGGAGACCATAATCCTATCTTATATTTACGTAAAATATACTGCcgtttatttctattttgtccCTTAGCCaataaaaaatctcatataGTATCTGTACTTATTtccataataatttaattctttccTTTAGCCCAAACTTCAAAccttaattattaataaatcattttaattgaataactgaaaaataactataaacaTCATACTAATCACGTGAAAGCTCAATATTTGAATCATGCATATAAGTAGAAGAGGACCACGAAGggaatattatatattatatttatataaaaccATCGGAGTTGGCTGGAACATTAGCCTTGTTGTGTAGGGAGAGGGTTCAACACCTGCTTGGGCCTTAATTGATgtcattttgtattttgtttctaaatttacattttttttcgtCATTTTGCGTTTTGTTTCTACATTAacaatttcttttcctttttttgtgtgactttttatttttttctttctttatcttctaaattaaaaaatattttggggctattttctataaataaaaacattccattttaagaaactCTATTCTCTATATGAAGCGTGACTTATTTCTCACTTACACACTTTCtttctatatctctcttactttactaattttgtattaaaatttatgttatttcaatagtttctatttttagaaaacgaATAAAGTATTTACATACTACTCATGCATTTTATTTCACCTACATTTTgcaaaatgatgaaaaatattgttaattttttattaattaatagcGGTCGCTTATCGAAAGGGATCACCTCATACAAAGCATAcaacattttataatacacTACTAAATATTTGACAAGTGTATCccattttatgataaaaaaattatttctaaaaattttcCCTTCACTTTCTCACTACTacattaaatcaaaatatgtaTTGTTAATTCATGCACTTTtgcttattatatttaatcgAAGAAGTTACGTAATTgttgttaaaaatatttaataagtcaaattttatttacttcaaaatacttataaaaaaaagattaaagttttatatattccataaaatttaaaaattttattttttatttattttctaattttattgaaattatttcattttaaatacaTGTAAAAGATGTtgatttgatataaaaatgtaattaactaaaatttaaccaaatttcatgttttatatAGCTATtattgagataaaaaaaataatagtacaaaatatagtactccataaaaataattgcaaaattttaatttaattaattaaatagttgaTTCTATTATAATGAGttcggattttaaaaaaatatggtcaactaattatatcaaattttaacataataaaattttacaattatttttatagaatatatatttatttatatttagataatagctatataaaaataaaatttggtcaagctttagtttattttatataagacCGACgttctttttatataaatcttTTTAGAGactgtaattaataataataataataattaagataGATAATTAAAACTCTGAGTCCTGAGTCCGCCACAAGCATAGATAATCATCATTTTGCCAGTGGATGCGCATACGCTCATTGGACAGGCCGGATTGCCTTCAACGCATTACACATTAATCATACCGAGACCAGTTGGCCACCAACTGTGGCTGTGGGTGCCCTcct
The nucleotide sequence above comes from Salvia hispanica cultivar TCC Black 2014 chromosome 5, UniMelb_Shisp_WGS_1.0, whole genome shotgun sequence. Encoded proteins:
- the LOC125189800 gene encoding uncharacterized protein LOC125189800 — its product is MWHITLKLTDKVPRRSLENEDLKKEISACVWSDVLEPVEFEETWMGIMERYELLDVEWFVTMFQNRRMWVPAFFRDFPMGSLIRTTSVSECENSFYKTFTRPRSNLVEFLMCFDHTLAAQRNSSSKLDYVDSTIIPPFSTDLLLEKHVATKCVKVIPDKYYNGRWLKSSISKPVQVCEISVDAKQLAHNKVADIFFGYMQKVDVETIEAFSAAMQDFGKRIETDSTVLRYVEKRKTVDDFYFIGRPDVVEVHPPKVVRTRGSCNDSGSRIVSAREKAITLQSKPKRKCGKCGEVGHHDAKNCGRQKH